One genomic window of Sarcophilus harrisii chromosome X, mSarHar1.11, whole genome shotgun sequence includes the following:
- the LOC100932664 gene encoding cytochrome c oxidase subunit 7B, mitochondrial isoform X1 — MFPLFRRALSRFSDGETEAQRGEVPKDLTQHNSQASASLPLTSRVRSFQQTVERQNHQDRLPNFHDKYGTPILLSGATFCLAIWAYAATQIGIEWNLSPVGRVVPKDWRSQ, encoded by the exons ATGTTCCCTCTGTTTAGGAGGGCCTTGAGCCGCTTCTCGG atggggaaacagaggcccagagaggggaggTCCCCAAGGACCTCACACAGCACAACTCCCAGGCCAGTGCCTCGCTGCCACTAACCTCAAGAG ttcgcAGCTTTCAGCAAACTGTTGAAAGGCAGAACCATCAGGACAGGCTGCCTAATTTTCATGATAAGTATGGCACCCCAATATTGCTAAGTGGAGCCACTTTCTGTCTTGCCATTTGGGCATAC GCAGCAACACAGATTGGAATCGAATGGAACCTGTCCCCTGTTGGCAGAGTCGTCCCAAAAGACTGGAGAAGCCAGTAA
- the LOC100932664 gene encoding cytochrome c oxidase subunit 7B, mitochondrial isoform X2, with translation MFPLFRRALSRFSVRSFQQTVERQNHQDRLPNFHDKYGTPILLSGATFCLAIWAYAATQIGIEWNLSPVGRVVPKDWRSQ, from the exons ATGTTCCCTCTGTTTAGGAGGGCCTTGAGCCGCTTCTCGG ttcgcAGCTTTCAGCAAACTGTTGAAAGGCAGAACCATCAGGACAGGCTGCCTAATTTTCATGATAAGTATGGCACCCCAATATTGCTAAGTGGAGCCACTTTCTGTCTTGCCATTTGGGCATAC GCAGCAACACAGATTGGAATCGAATGGAACCTGTCCCCTGTTGGCAGAGTCGTCCCAAAAGACTGGAGAAGCCAGTAA